From a single Thermus hydrothermalis genomic region:
- the mqnE gene encoding aminofutalosine synthase MqnE: MKGIKDPRLLPIAEKVEAGERLTFAEGLVLYETQDLPTLMRLANRVRERKHGHKTYFVHSIRVSQTNICYVGCTFCAFQRRFGEEGAWDWDVEEVVAWVRARYQPGLTEIHLTAGHHPKRPFQYYLDLVRALKESFPGVQVKAWTAAEIHHFSKIARLPYREVLQALKEAGLDAMPGGGAEIFAERVRKRIARAKVSAEGWLEIHRTAHELGIPTNATMLYGHIETLEERLDHMDRLRRLQDETGGFMSFIPLAFQPDGNQLARELGKREFTTGLDDLRNLAVARLYLDNIPHIKGYWATLTPELAQVSLDWGVTDIDGTLIEERIVHMAGSPTPEGLSKRELARIILAAGRIPVERDALYREVRVWDQVEA, encoded by the coding sequence GTGAAGGGGATTAAGGACCCCCGCCTCCTGCCCATCGCCGAGAAGGTGGAAGCCGGGGAAAGGCTCACCTTCGCCGAAGGCCTGGTCCTTTACGAAACCCAGGACCTCCCCACCCTCATGCGCCTCGCCAACCGGGTGCGGGAGAGGAAGCACGGCCACAAAACCTACTTCGTCCACTCCATCCGGGTCTCCCAGACCAACATCTGCTACGTGGGCTGCACCTTCTGCGCCTTCCAAAGGCGCTTTGGCGAGGAAGGGGCCTGGGACTGGGACGTGGAGGAGGTGGTGGCCTGGGTTAGGGCCCGCTACCAACCCGGCCTCACGGAAATCCACCTGACCGCCGGCCACCACCCCAAAAGGCCCTTCCAGTACTACCTGGACCTGGTGCGGGCCCTGAAGGAAAGCTTCCCCGGCGTCCAGGTGAAGGCCTGGACGGCGGCGGAGATCCACCACTTCTCCAAGATCGCCCGCCTGCCCTACCGGGAGGTGCTCCAAGCCCTGAAGGAGGCGGGCCTGGACGCCATGCCGGGGGGTGGGGCGGAGATCTTCGCCGAGAGGGTGCGGAAGCGGATCGCCCGGGCCAAGGTGAGCGCCGAGGGCTGGCTGGAAATCCACCGCACCGCCCACGAGCTTGGCATCCCCACCAACGCCACCATGCTCTACGGGCACATAGAAACCCTGGAGGAGCGCCTGGACCACATGGACCGCCTGCGGCGCCTCCAGGACGAAACGGGGGGGTTCATGAGCTTCATCCCCCTGGCCTTCCAGCCCGACGGGAACCAGCTCGCCCGGGAGCTGGGCAAGCGGGAGTTCACCACGGGCCTGGACGACCTCCGGAACCTGGCGGTGGCCCGGCTCTACCTGGACAACATCCCCCACATCAAGGGGTACTGGGCCACCCTCACCCCCGAGCTCGCCCAGGTGTCCCTGGACTGGGGCGTCACCGATATAGACGGCACCCTCATTGAGGAGCGCATCGTGCACATGGCGGGAAGCCCCACCCCGGAAGGGCTTTCCAAGCGGGAGCTCGCCCGCATCATCCTGGCGGCGGGGAGGATCCCCGTGGAGCGGGACGCCCTTTACCGGGAGGTGCGCGTCTGGGACCAGGTGGAGGCCTGA
- a CDS encoding menaquinone biosynthetic enzyme MqnA/MqnD family protein, giving the protein MAYVLGVPLYANTAPLYRFLEADGFALRHGVPAELNRMVLSGEVGLSLVSSYFYLKHQDALGLLPDFSVAVLGRVYSVNLFHKVPLKALKRIALTTESATSVELLKLLLREKGLNPAYAQATGGLELLEDHDGVLLIGDRAIKAYAGLLKELPETPHALPTRFGEVEVMDLSALWFQRTRLPFVFAVWAYRKENPPPKALVQALRRARREGLGRLKEVAEAEGKRLGVDPALLQHYLWNFRYHLEEPDRLGLEAFAEALGLPFRPSYYPG; this is encoded by the coding sequence ATGGCCTACGTCCTGGGGGTGCCCCTTTACGCCAACACCGCCCCCCTTTACCGCTTCCTGGAAGCGGACGGGTTTGCCCTCCGCCACGGGGTGCCGGCGGAGCTGAACCGCATGGTGCTCTCGGGGGAGGTGGGGCTTTCCCTGGTTTCCAGCTACTTCTACCTGAAGCACCAAGACGCCCTGGGCCTCCTTCCCGACTTCTCCGTGGCGGTGCTGGGCCGGGTGTACTCCGTGAACCTCTTCCACAAGGTGCCCCTAAAGGCCCTAAAGCGCATCGCCCTCACCACGGAAAGCGCCACCAGCGTAGAACTCCTCAAGCTCCTCCTCCGGGAAAAGGGGCTGAACCCCGCCTACGCCCAGGCGACTGGGGGCTTGGAGCTCCTGGAAGACCACGACGGCGTCCTCCTCATCGGGGACCGGGCCATAAAGGCCTACGCTGGCCTCCTAAAGGAACTCCCCGAAACCCCCCACGCCCTCCCCACCCGCTTTGGGGAGGTGGAGGTGATGGACCTCTCGGCCCTCTGGTTCCAAAGGACCCGCCTTCCCTTCGTCTTCGCCGTATGGGCCTACCGCAAGGAAAACCCTCCCCCCAAAGCCCTGGTCCAGGCCCTCAGGCGGGCTAGGCGGGAGGGATTGGGCCGGCTTAAGGAGGTGGCGGAGGCGGAGGGAAAGCGGCTTGGCGTGGACCCGGCTCTCCTCCAGCACTACCTCTGGAACTTCCGCTACCACCTGGAGGAGCCGGACCGCCTGGGCCTAGAGGCCTTCGCCGAGGCCTTAGGGCTTCCCTTCCGGCCTTCGTACTATCCGGGATAG
- a CDS encoding YceI family protein, whose protein sequence is MRWKLDPTHTSVEFAVRHMMIATVKGTLNLKEGYVETDESGKPLRVEARLDAKSIHTGVADRDNHLRSPDFLDVENHPEIVFRSERITPLGEGRYRVEGEVTIRGVTRPLAFEVETHGPAKDPWGNERMAAHFEGKLNRKDFGLTWNVPLEMGGVLVGEEVRFSVDTEAVKEKEAVAG, encoded by the coding sequence ATGCGTTGGAAACTAGACCCCACCCACACCAGCGTGGAGTTCGCCGTGCGGCATATGATGATCGCCACGGTCAAGGGCACCCTCAACCTCAAGGAGGGATACGTGGAGACGGACGAAAGCGGCAAGCCCCTCCGGGTGGAGGCCCGCCTGGACGCCAAGAGCATCCACACCGGGGTGGCGGACCGGGACAACCACCTGCGCTCCCCGGACTTTTTGGACGTGGAAAACCACCCCGAGATCGTCTTCCGAAGCGAGCGCATCACCCCCTTGGGGGAAGGGCGCTACCGGGTGGAAGGGGAGGTGACCATCCGCGGCGTGACCCGGCCCCTCGCCTTTGAGGTGGAAACCCATGGCCCCGCCAAGGACCCCTGGGGCAACGAGCGCATGGCCGCCCACTTTGAGGGGAAGCTGAACCGCAAGGACTTCGGCCTCACCTGGAACGTGCCCCTGGAGATGGGCGGGGTGCTGGTGGGGGAAGAGGTGCGCTTTAGCGTGGACACCGAGGCGGTGAAGGAAAAGGAAGCGGTGGCCGGGTAA
- a CDS encoding VOC family protein has translation MPFPRRLLSLALRVRDLGAALGFYRDLLGLKVEADPPRYRLFPEGRGFCLELIHDPEAPLRPYPSLGLYHFALLLPDRKALAGVFRRLLEAGAHFEGAADHGVSEALYFRDPEGNGLELYRDRPQGEWPKGPLMFTLPLNLERLLAENPKATPLPPETLLGHLHLHVEGLEGAEAFFAGRLGMAVTLRTYPGALFFAWDGYHHHLGTNTWAGKRQAPEGATGLLAYTLLDPFGREETLLDPVGARVRLTGRGDAP, from the coding sequence ATGCCCTTTCCCAGGCGGCTCCTCTCCTTGGCCCTAAGGGTGCGGGACCTGGGGGCCGCCTTGGGGTTTTACCGGGACCTTCTGGGCCTAAAGGTGGAGGCGGACCCACCCCGCTACCGCCTCTTCCCCGAGGGAAGGGGGTTTTGCCTAGAGCTTATCCACGACCCCGAGGCGCCCCTAAGGCCCTACCCCTCCCTGGGGCTATACCACTTCGCCCTCCTCCTCCCGGACCGCAAGGCCCTGGCCGGGGTTTTCCGGAGGCTCCTCGAGGCGGGGGCCCACTTTGAAGGGGCGGCGGACCACGGGGTTTCCGAGGCCCTCTACTTCCGCGACCCCGAGGGAAACGGCCTGGAGCTCTACCGGGACCGCCCCCAAGGGGAGTGGCCCAAGGGGCCCCTCATGTTCACCCTGCCCCTCAACCTGGAAAGGCTCCTGGCGGAAAACCCCAAGGCCACCCCCCTGCCCCCGGAAACCCTCCTCGGCCACCTCCACCTGCACGTGGAAGGCCTCGAGGGGGCGGAGGCCTTCTTCGCCGGGAGGCTCGGCATGGCGGTCACCTTGCGCACCTACCCCGGGGCCCTCTTCTTCGCCTGGGATGGGTACCACCACCACCTGGGGACGAACACCTGGGCGGGAAAGCGCCAAGCCCCGGAAGGGGCCACGGGGCTTCTCGCCTACACCCTCCTGGACCCCTTTGGGCGGGAGGAAACCCTCTTGGACCCCGTGGGGGCGCGGGTGCGCTTGACAGGCCGAGGGGATGCCCCCTAG